From a region of the Triticum aestivum cultivar Chinese Spring chromosome 7D, IWGSC CS RefSeq v2.1, whole genome shotgun sequence genome:
- the LOC123164629 gene encoding uncharacterized protein has protein sequence MLMTSRTLRPPPSRRTIVQDSVCDICGNGEEDEYHVVISCTKSKALRFAMRKEWRLPEEKEFWYTGTDWLQILLEKYDSEIRKKILLLLWRAWFLRDNCIHSDGKETISRSVMFLVQYEEEIRNLSLSVVGQGNKSCWSLSASMQTHHT, from the exons ATGTTGAtgacctccaggactctccggcctcctccctccAG GCGTACTATTGTTCAAGATAGTGTGTGTGACATATGTGGGAACGGGGAGGAAGATGAATATCATGTTGTTATATCATGCACAAAAAGTAAGGCGTTGAGATTTGCCATGAGGAAAGAGTGGAGGCTTCCAGAAGAAAAGGAGTTCTGGTACACTGGAACAGACTGGCTACAAATCCTACTGGAAAAGTATGATTCAGAGATAAGAAAGAAAATTCTGCTGTTGTTATGGAGAGCCTGGTTTCTACGAGATAACTGTATCCACAGTGATGGCAAAGAAACCATTTCGAGATCGGTGATGTTCCTTGTGCAGTATGAGGAGGAAATCAGGAATTTGTCGCTATCTGTTGTTGGACAGGGAAACAAGAGTTGCTGGTCCCTGTCTGCATCTATGCAGACACACCACACCTAG